Within the Leptospira stimsonii genome, the region CGTTGATCTTTTCCAAAGAATCCTTGAGTTCTCGGTTTCTTTTGGAAAGAGTTTTGTAGGCGTCCGCGTTATCAACTCCGATTGCGACGTAGTTTGCAAGAGTTCTTAAAATGCTGAGTTGGTTTTCGTTAAACGCGTTCTTCTCGTAACTCTGAATGGTAAGAATTCCGATAAATCTTTCCTCCACCTTAAGGGGAAGATACACGACGGAACTGGTCTTTTCCCCGAAATGTTTCTGGATCGGGGAAACATACTGTGGAAAATCTTTTTCGAGATCGTTCGTGATCAGTTCCTGGTTTTGATTATAACAAAAGGAAGAAGGATTTTCTTCGGACAAAGAATCCACAGAAGGAGCGGGAGTATAACGACCTTCGATCAGGCTGAACTTATATTTAATCTCATTCTTACCTTCCTCCAAAATCCCAAACGCGAGAATGTTCATAGAGACCATCGACTTCGTGTTTTCATAAACGGAAGTGAGAATGATTTTCGGTTCCAAACTCGCGGTGATCATCTGACCGATCTCGCTCAGCTGTTTTAGATTTTGATAAGAGGAAACCAATCTTTGGTTGGAATCTTGAAGTTCGGTTTGAGTTTTGATCAGACGATTCTGAGTCGAATCCCCGATTTTCATCAGTTTCGAAGATTGTTTTAAAAGCGATTCGTACGCGTCTCCGATTTTTTTTAATTCCTGGATCAGATCGTCTTTCTGAAGAGAATCTTTTTTATCAAGGGTTTCGTTGACTTCGTTTAATAACTGAAACTCGTTTTCAAAAAAAGAATTAAAATCCTTCTGCGCTGGAGACGCTGGTTCCATGAATTGGTCCTCGGCCGAAGAGCGGTCTTATTTGTAGGATTTGAGTTCGAACGGGAGAGAAAGATCGGACGAAAATTCTTCACCGGTTTCCTGCATATCGTCGTCGTCTTCTTTATACAACCAGAGGACTTTAACCTTTCCGCTTTGATCGTGATATTTCTGAAGGGAGTCCAAAATGTCCATGATCACTTTCGAAGAGCTAGTATTAAAATAGTCCAACTGAAATTTTACTTGGATTGCGGTCTTATTTCCCATCGTGGAGTTGAGCCAGTCGAATACCGGCTTGTAGAAAGCGATCGCGTTTTCCGGATAAGATTCTCCGATGATTTCCACCACTCCTTTTTCAGTGTCCAAAATAACCTCTGGAGAAGTTTTGGTCTGTTGGATATGTAAAGATTCCATTCTCAATTTTCCTTTGTGAAGTATGCAGAAAGTGTAAAAAACGAATGCTTATCGTCTACGGGTGAGATAACGTAAGTCAACGGTCCGTCCGACTTCCTTGCGATATCAATCAGTCCGACTCCGGCGCCTTTGCTATCGTCCGGCCTGTCCGAGCGCAACTGCTGTTGATAGTAAGTTTTCAGCTCGTCTCTCGACATAGAATTTATCTTCTCGCATTTTGCTTTTAGCGAATCGATTTTCTCGTTTAGTACAAGGTTCCCGGAAGAAACATTATAGCCAATCGATTTT harbors:
- a CDS encoding adenylate/guanylate cyclase domain-containing protein gives rise to the protein MEPASPAQKDFNSFFENEFQLLNEVNETLDKKDSLQKDDLIQELKKIGDAYESLLKQSSKLMKIGDSTQNRLIKTQTELQDSNQRLVSSYQNLKQLSEIGQMITASLEPKIILTSVYENTKSMVSMNILAFGILEEGKNEIKYKFSLIEGRYTPAPSVDSLSEENPSSFCYNQNQELITNDLEKDFPQYVSPIQKHFGEKTSSVVYLPLKVEERFIGILTIQSYEKNAFNENQLSILRTLANYVAIGVDNADAYKTLSKRNRELKDSLEKINVLNEGLEKERQKSESLLLNILPKAIAERLKSGEGVIADYIPNSTVLFADIVGFSKLSTQIPTPNQLVEILNQIFTCFDDIASKYQLEKIKTIGDCYMMAGGIPNPTTDHAEKIALAGIEMISGLKDLQKSWKYEFNIRIGIHTGDVVAGVIGKNKFVYDLWGDSVNTASRMESHGQPGKINCSEATYEALKDLFEFEDRGIIEIKGKGPMRTFFLLGKK
- a CDS encoding DUF1987 domain-containing protein, with translation MESLHIQQTKTSPEVILDTEKGVVEIIGESYPENAIAFYKPVFDWLNSTMGNKTAIQVKFQLDYFNTSSSKVIMDILDSLQKYHDQSGKVKVLWLYKEDDDDMQETGEEFSSDLSLPFELKSYK
- a CDS encoding SiaB family protein kinase, which codes for MMENKSVDLFKHYKEACDYQLIVSFKGRLSQEVLTEFGSMIRTSLSTESKIKKIFAVFIELAQNMLHYSAERRAQEDGREGGVGIIMVDEKSIGYNVSSGNLVLNEKIDSLKAKCEKINSMSRDELKTYYQQQLRSDRPDDSKGAGVGLIDIARKSDGPLTYVISPVDDKHSFFTLSAYFTKEN